The following DNA comes from Neofelis nebulosa isolate mNeoNeb1 chromosome 3, mNeoNeb1.pri, whole genome shotgun sequence.
CCATTAATTGCATATTCAATCTCTTCCTTGGTACTGCAGAAAATAAATTTGGCCTTTGCCCTTCAGATCTATGTGATCTAAGGAGATGCAGATTTGGCATCGCGCATATTGAGTAAAGTCATAGACCATGCCACTGTGTTCAtctaaaaatttcaaaacctgTTTCCAAAAATACCGACTGATAGAAATAACGTACAAGAAAGCCACTGATGCTTAACCAAAGCTAAGTGATTAACGTGACCCTAAAGGCCAGGAGTCTTCACTCCCGTTTCCTTGGTCCTGCCCCAAGACCACATCTGCTGGCGCAACACTGTGAGAAGGACACTTCTTTTAGCAAATTGTCAACTGGGCAATTTAAGTGCCGTTCAAACATAATGAGCTCTTGTTGAAAAAGAGCCTCTCATTACCTTTGCATTTTAGTGAGATGAGATTACTCTCTCGTGTCAGAATGGCACTTAAGTTACTCAGTGtctaatgaaataatgaaaataagttaaatcacattattattatttttttttttagattgttcACTGTTTGCAATTGTACTTAAAAGCTTATCTCCTTCTCTAGCCTATCATGAGACTCTGACAACCTCCACAGAAATGGCTGGGTAAAGAGTTTCTCTGGGCAGGACAGCACTGCTCTTTATACTGACATCCTTGCAAATGTGATTCTTCTGGAAGAGTATCATGAATACATGATTGTCTTCCCCTAATTTACCCTTGGGCGATGACTGATTGGTTTCGCATCCTACCAGAGGAGAAAACTGCCAATCCCGgctctaaaatgaacaaatatctAGTTATTCTTAACCATTTTACTGTTTAGCTAATGTAATAGGCCTTACAGACAATTGTATATGAAGGTTTAATTCTATGTCAGATAAAATGTATctttgatgcagaaaaagaggaagcgtTAAGCCCAATCGTGTTTAAGGCccttacttcaaaaaataaataaataaataaataaataaataaataaataaatataaaggccCTTACTTTTTAGTCATTCATTCAAATTTATCAAAGGCCGACTAATGCTAGGGATTTAACAGAAGTTTAGACGAGATAGGATCCTTGACCATTATGAGTTACAACCCAAGGGGTAAATTAGGGGAAGACAATCATGTAttcaaataaaagtaataaagagTAATGgttctctctttgcttttgtaAATGCTTATACTGTGTAAATAAAACATCCCCAGGGTCCtgtccgccccccccacccccccaccccacccccaccccggcttgGAACACCTATCTGTAAAGTTTGGATAATGATATCCACCTGCTGGGACTGTTGTCATAGGGGAGGCTGGTCTTACACATGTATGTTTACATATGTTTCTCACCTTTGTGTTCCCACTGCCTTTAGCACAGTGACTTGCCTATTTTAACTCAGTATCTACTAAAATGAGTCACACTGTGGACCCAAGTAGGTTCTAGGTGGTTTTAGGCTTAGTATATTCTAACGACTGTGTTTCTCAACTTTCTGATGCTATCAGCAGGCTTTCAAGATAAGTCAAGGAAGGAACCTGGTGGGTAGGAGACTGGGAAATTTTCAAATCCCCATTATCTTCTTCAGGATCGTATATGGGTATAGGTAGGGTGCCAATAATCCCttcttattatttataaatcaGCTCCTCTTACAAATGAAGAACCAAAGAGCGGAGACCAGCTCCCAGGCATCCTGACTAAACTCCTTTCTAAAATGATTACATGGCTTCCTTTGTGAAAGCTTTTATGTGAGCCTTTAACATCACTTAAGGTACAGCAGCTGTTTTCCTGGAACTCTGGATAGGTCTGTTTCCTCAAGAGAATCCAACCTAGCTTGATTTTAATCTGTGAATTGTGGCCTCAGTATAAAAGTCCTGGCTGAGGTTTTAATGGCCAAGATTTAAGTAAATTTAACAGACACCCCAGTGGGTGTTCCAATTACATACACTATTAAAGGGCCTTCTGTgaggattaaaacaaaaatcactatttaaaaaaaaacaaaacccatagtCCATGTGCGGTATAATTTGCCAGCAGGAAAGATTTCAGTCCTGGAAAAGTTTCATATAAAAAGGAAGCTAAGACAATGACAAATCACAGAACTCCACTAACTCGAAGAGAAGCTCGGGATTCTTTTGGCTCTTGGTCTTCAAACAGGTAAGACGCTTTGTATTTCTAGCATGTGTTTTAGACTGCACACTTTTGTCTCTCTATAGGGCATTTTGTACCCAACGGGCAAAGTCCAGGTGCATAGCATCCAAAGAAGCCTTGACCTTCATGGTCCTTGTCACCCCTGGCCACAGAGATGCAGCCTTTGGGGAATTAATAACAACTCATGGACCCGTATTCGATTTCGTCTTTAGCCTTTTTCCCATCAGATGAACATTAACGTGAAGGCTTTGTGAGAATTCGTCATGTCATTAGCTAATTCGAGCCCGCCTTGGCCACGGAGGCATCTGGTCTGGGACTCGGTGCTTTGAAAGGTGTTGAGCTCTCTCCCGCGCTCACAGATGGTCCAGCCCACACTTGAGTGTGGAGGATACTCAGCAAAATGTAATTAGTGCCACAGCGTAACCACTGAATGTCATACAACTTTATATTAGCCAGAGATTCCTAGCAGAAGCTACCTTTCCAAGCAGATGGCCCAGTTCTCTTTATCTCAGGAACTGGTAACAGTTAGCTGGAAACTAATCAGTTGAGCGGGGGCAGGGAATCTTAAAGCAAAAAGGTGAACTTGATAAGGGAAGGAATCAGGGGGTTTGGATAaccaaataaatactaaaaataaaaaagagacagcTTTGTACTGAAAAGTGCGGAGCATGTAAGTTCAAAGTCCTGCCTTTATCGCAGGTGGCTAGGAAATCCTGAAGGCAAGCAAGGGGGGGTGGCGGGTGTGTTTGTCAGTGTCCTTGGGTGAAAACGACAGCTATTTCTATCTTCCGCGGGGTTAGCATACAAACATCAGACTGCTCACCAAAGAGGTCTTTACTTTTTGCTCAACCCAGTCTGGGGCTCCTCTGACTGTTCCATCGTGTTCCTCAGAATGGAGGCGATTCCAAAACTTGTCGCTGGATTTCTTCTGCTGACCTTATGCGTGGTTGGCTGCTCCAGCCAACACTGGTCCTACGGCCTGCGCCCTGGAGGGAAGAGAAGTACTGAGAATCTGATTGATGCTTTCCAAGAGGTAACTCGCTTTCATCTTCAAAACTGAGACGTGTGCCCCCACAGGGCTAGCCTGGGCTCCACCTGCTCTAGGCGTCCC
Coding sequences within:
- the GNRH1 gene encoding progonadoliberin-1; amino-acid sequence: MEAIPKLVAGFLLLTLCVVGCSSQHWSYGLRPGGKRSTENLIDAFQEIAKEVDQPAERPRFECTIHQPRSPLKDLRAVLESLTEEETGQKKI